The proteins below come from a single Ruegeria sp. SCSIO 43209 genomic window:
- a CDS encoding Hint domain-containing protein yields MKWNIGVPTTYTDQFFVLDPANPGANGTVVGSTLNVEFFDIIDQNDDDLVNRLNGDSVDGSDITASYFDDMVTIELPGGAQVTYTGVTFYLADGREVFTPTDGSVLQQGTFVSSSVTDFSDDGASFGSVDIANGDLGPPCFTPGTLINTPDGPRPVEDLKLGDLVTTADSGAKPVLWIGRTKVAAEGKLAPIRFETGMFGLTRPLLVSPQHRMLIDDWRAPYLFGHEEVLIAAHCLVNGTTVTRVEGGEVDYIHILFRRHEIVFANGAKSESYYPGHALTQAERRTQAEVLALFPELAARGAASVRTARPVVRPRDGQMLSK; encoded by the coding sequence GTGAAGTGGAATATCGGTGTGCCCACGACGTATACAGACCAGTTTTTTGTGCTCGACCCGGCCAATCCGGGTGCGAACGGAACCGTTGTTGGATCCACGCTGAACGTCGAGTTCTTTGATATTATCGATCAGAATGACGATGATCTGGTCAACCGGCTGAATGGAGACTCGGTCGACGGATCTGACATCACTGCGTCTTACTTCGATGATATGGTGACGATCGAGTTGCCGGGTGGTGCGCAGGTTACATATACCGGCGTTACCTTCTACCTTGCTGACGGGCGCGAGGTTTTTACCCCAACAGACGGATCGGTTCTGCAGCAAGGCACGTTTGTTTCTTCGTCAGTCACCGATTTTAGCGATGATGGGGCTTCGTTTGGTTCGGTCGATATCGCCAACGGTGATCTCGGTCCGCCCTGCTTTACGCCCGGCACATTGATTAATACCCCCGATGGGCCCCGGCCGGTCGAGGACCTGAAACTTGGAGATCTGGTTACGACCGCGGATAGCGGCGCTAAACCTGTGCTCTGGATTGGTCGGACCAAGGTAGCAGCCGAGGGTAAACTGGCCCCAATTCGGTTCGAGACAGGGATGTTCGGGCTCACGCGCCCTCTGCTTGTTTCGCCGCAGCACAGGATGCTGATCGATGATTGGCGTGCACCCTACCTGTTTGGCCATGAAGAAGTTCTGATCGCTGCCCATTGTCTTGTGAACGGAACAACAGTCACGCGTGTCGAAGGGGGCGAGGTGGATTATATCCACATTCTGTTCCGGCGACATGAGATCGTGTTCGCCAATGGCGCCAAAAGTGAAAGCTACTACCCGGGACATGCACTGACCCAGGCCGAGCGTCGGACGCAAGCAGAAGTATTGGCCTTGTTCCCGGAGTTGGCGGCGCGCGGAGCAGCCTCAGTCAGAACTGCACGCCCGGTTGTGCGACCGCGCGACGGACAGATGTTGTCGAAATAA
- the gltB gene encoding glutamate synthase large subunit codes for MTKYDADWVRVEEAKRKWMAENGLYSEEEEHSSCGVGLVVSVDGKPSRKVVDAGIDALKAIWHRGAVDADGKTGDGAGIHVQIPVPFFYDQIRRTGHEPNLDELVAVGQVFLPRTDFGAQEQCRTIVETEVLRMGYYIYGWRHVPVDVTCLGEKANATRPEIEQILISNSKGVDEDTFERELYVIRRRIEKAALAAGISGLYLASLSCRSIIYKGMMLAEQVAVFYPDLMDERFESAFAIYHQRYSTNTFPQWWLAQPFRMLAHNGEINTLKGNINWMKSHEIRMTSDSFGVYAEDIKPIIAGGSSDSAALDSVFEVLVRAGRSAPMAKTMLVPESWSKQAIELPQSWRDMYSYCNSVMEPWDGPAALAMTDGRWVCAGLDRNGLRPMRYVVTGDGLVIAGSEAGMVPIDEATVTEKGALGPGQMLAVDMKKGKLFRDKQIKDKLARALPFGDWVGKINDLDESLAGVTEHPKFTGEELRKRQIAAGYSVEDLEQILAPMAEDGKEALASMGDDTPSAVLSKQYRPLSHFFRQNFSQVTNPPIDSLREYRVMSLKTRFGNLKNVLDEDSSQTEIIVLESPFVGNAQWDTLVNQLGSPLAEIDCSFEPGRGALSAALARVRAEAEEAVRSGAGHLVLSDMNSGQGRVAMPMILATSAVHSHLTRQGLRTFCSLNVRSAECVDPHYFAVLIGCGATVVNAYLAEDSLADRIDRGLLDGNLTENVARYREAIDQGLLKIMAKMGISVISSYRGGLNFEAVGLSRAMVAEYFPGMTSRISGIGVTGIQTKVEEIHAKAWDSGLDVLPIGGFYKARKSGETHAWEATSMHMMQMACNRASYELWKQYSAKMQSNPPIHLRDLMDFKPLGKPVPIEEVESITSIRKRFVTPGMSLGALSPEAHKTLNVAMNRIGAKSDSGEGGEDPAHFVPEPNGDNPSAKIKQVASGRFGVTAEYLNQCEELEIKVAQGAKPGEGGQLPGMKVTDLIARLRHSTKGVTLISPPPHHDIYSIEDLAQLIYDLKQINPRCKVTVKLVASSGVGTIAAGVAKAKADIILISGHNGGTGASPATSIKYAGLPWEMGLTEAHQVLAMNNLRDRVTLRTDGGLRTGRDIVMAAMMGAEEYGIGTAALIAMGCIMVRQCQSNTCPVGVCTQDESLRAKFTGNADKVVNLITFYAQEVRELLASLGARSIDEIIGRADLLAQVSRGSAHLDDLDLNPLLITVDGAHDIVYNRDKDRNAVPDTLDAEIVRDAARFLKDGEKMQLSYAVQNTHRTVGTRVSSHIVQNFGMRNTFQDDHLHVKLQGSAGQSLGAFAAPGLKLEVSGDANDYVGKGLSGGMIVVRPPQVSPLKAEYNTIIGNTVLYGATDGHLFAAGRAGERFAVRNSGARVVIEGCGSNGCEYMTGGVAVILGDIGANFGAGMTGGMAYLYDPEGKAEALMNMETLVTCPVTVDHWEDQLKAMIERHVAETNSRKAIDILQHWDVEKTNFLQVCPKEMLNKLSHPLTTEVAAVPAE; via the coding sequence GTTTTCCTGCCCCGCACGGATTTTGGCGCGCAGGAACAGTGCCGGACCATCGTGGAAACCGAAGTTCTACGTATGGGTTACTATATTTATGGCTGGCGACATGTGCCGGTTGATGTGACCTGTCTGGGCGAAAAGGCCAACGCGACCCGGCCCGAGATCGAGCAAATTCTGATCTCGAACTCCAAAGGCGTGGATGAAGACACGTTCGAGCGTGAACTCTATGTCATTCGTCGCCGTATTGAAAAGGCGGCGCTGGCCGCAGGAATCTCGGGGCTGTATCTGGCGTCGCTGTCTTGCCGGTCGATCATCTACAAAGGTATGATGCTGGCCGAGCAGGTCGCTGTTTTCTACCCCGACCTGATGGATGAGCGGTTCGAGTCCGCTTTTGCCATTTACCACCAGCGCTATTCGACCAACACGTTCCCGCAATGGTGGCTGGCTCAGCCCTTCCGTATGTTGGCGCACAACGGTGAGATCAACACGCTGAAAGGCAACATCAACTGGATGAAAAGCCACGAGATCCGCATGACCTCGGACAGCTTTGGCGTCTATGCCGAGGATATCAAGCCGATCATAGCGGGCGGATCGTCGGATTCTGCCGCATTAGACTCGGTATTCGAGGTTTTGGTGCGTGCGGGGCGCTCGGCGCCGATGGCGAAAACCATGCTGGTTCCAGAAAGCTGGTCCAAGCAAGCAATCGAGCTGCCGCAAAGCTGGCGCGATATGTATTCCTACTGCAACTCAGTGATGGAACCTTGGGATGGCCCTGCTGCGCTAGCAATGACGGATGGCCGCTGGGTGTGTGCCGGTTTGGATCGGAACGGTCTGCGCCCGATGCGCTATGTGGTAACCGGCGATGGTCTGGTTATCGCGGGGTCCGAGGCGGGTATGGTGCCGATTGATGAGGCCACCGTGACCGAAAAAGGCGCGCTGGGACCGGGCCAGATGCTGGCTGTCGATATGAAAAAGGGCAAGCTGTTCCGCGACAAGCAGATCAAGGACAAACTGGCCCGAGCACTGCCGTTTGGCGACTGGGTCGGCAAGATCAACGATCTGGACGAGTCACTTGCGGGCGTTACGGAACACCCGAAATTCACCGGAGAAGAACTGCGCAAGCGTCAGATTGCGGCAGGGTATTCTGTGGAAGACCTAGAACAGATTCTTGCCCCGATGGCAGAGGACGGCAAAGAGGCGCTGGCTTCGATGGGGGATGATACGCCCTCGGCTGTTCTGTCCAAGCAATACCGCCCGCTTAGCCACTTTTTCCGACAGAACTTCAGCCAGGTGACGAACCCTCCGATCGACAGTTTGCGTGAATACCGTGTGATGTCGCTGAAGACGCGGTTCGGCAACCTTAAGAACGTGCTGGACGAAGACAGCAGCCAGACCGAGATAATCGTTCTGGAAAGCCCCTTTGTCGGCAATGCACAATGGGACACCCTGGTCAATCAACTGGGTTCACCCCTTGCGGAGATCGATTGTAGCTTTGAACCCGGCCGAGGCGCTCTGAGCGCCGCCTTGGCACGTGTTAGAGCCGAAGCGGAAGAAGCCGTGCGCTCGGGCGCGGGTCACTTGGTTCTGTCTGACATGAATTCAGGGCAAGGTCGTGTGGCGATGCCGATGATCCTGGCCACCAGTGCTGTGCATTCGCACTTGACCCGTCAGGGTTTGCGGACCTTTTGTTCGCTGAACGTGCGGTCTGCTGAATGTGTTGATCCTCATTACTTTGCGGTTCTGATCGGCTGTGGCGCGACTGTTGTGAACGCCTATCTGGCCGAAGACTCACTGGCTGATCGCATTGACCGTGGTCTGCTGGACGGCAACCTGACCGAAAACGTTGCGCGCTATCGCGAAGCCATCGACCAGGGTCTGCTGAAGATCATGGCCAAGATGGGTATTTCGGTGATCTCGTCCTATCGCGGTGGTCTGAATTTCGAAGCCGTGGGTCTCAGCCGCGCGATGGTGGCCGAGTATTTCCCGGGCATGACCAGTCGTATCTCCGGCATCGGTGTCACCGGCATTCAGACCAAAGTCGAAGAAATTCATGCTAAGGCGTGGGACAGCGGTTTGGATGTTCTGCCCATCGGAGGTTTCTACAAAGCGCGTAAATCGGGTGAGACCCACGCGTGGGAAGCAACCTCAATGCACATGATGCAAATGGCCTGTAACCGCGCCTCATATGAGCTGTGGAAACAGTATTCGGCCAAGATGCAGTCCAATCCTCCGATTCACTTGCGCGATCTGATGGATTTCAAGCCGCTGGGCAAGCCGGTGCCGATCGAAGAGGTCGAATCGATCACTTCAATCCGCAAACGCTTTGTCACTCCAGGCATGTCGCTGGGCGCCCTCAGCCCCGAGGCGCACAAGACACTAAACGTGGCGATGAACCGGATTGGCGCGAAGTCGGATTCCGGCGAAGGTGGTGAAGACCCGGCGCATTTTGTGCCCGAACCCAACGGTGACAACCCGTCGGCCAAGATCAAACAGGTGGCCTCGGGCCGGTTCGGCGTGACCGCCGAATACCTGAACCAGTGCGAAGAGCTTGAGATCAAAGTCGCCCAAGGCGCGAAACCGGGTGAGGGCGGTCAGCTGCCGGGTATGAAAGTCACAGACCTGATCGCGCGTCTGCGGCATTCTACCAAGGGTGTGACGCTGATATCGCCGCCGCCGCACCACGACATCTACTCGATCGAGGATTTGGCGCAGCTGATCTATGACCTGAAACAGATCAACCCGCGCTGCAAAGTGACGGTTAAGCTGGTGGCGTCCTCGGGCGTTGGCACGATTGCTGCCGGTGTGGCCAAGGCGAAAGCCGATATTATCCTTATTTCGGGTCACAATGGCGGCACTGGGGCCTCACCTGCGACCAGCATCAAATATGCCGGCCTGCCATGGGAAATGGGCCTGACCGAAGCCCATCAGGTTCTGGCGATGAACAACCTGCGCGACCGTGTGACTCTGCGGACGGATGGTGGCCTGCGCACCGGTCGTGACATCGTCATGGCCGCGATGATGGGCGCCGAGGAATACGGCATCGGTACCGCCGCCCTGATCGCAATGGGCTGTATCATGGTACGCCAGTGCCAGTCGAACACCTGTCCGGTGGGCGTGTGCACGCAGGACGAATCGTTGCGTGCCAAGTTTACTGGCAACGCGGACAAGGTGGTGAACCTGATCACCTTCTACGCACAGGAAGTGCGAGAACTGCTGGCTAGCCTCGGCGCACGCTCGATTGACGAAATCATCGGTCGTGCTGATCTGCTAGCACAGGTCAGCCGCGGATCGGCGCATCTGGATGATCTGGACCTCAACCCGCTGTTGATCACCGTCGATGGTGCACATGATATCGTCTACAACCGCGACAAGGATCGTAATGCAGTGCCGGATACGCTGGATGCCGAGATTGTGCGCGATGCAGCACGGTTCCTGAAAGACGGTGAGAAGATGCAACTATCTTACGCGGTGCAGAACACGCATCGGACCGTGGGTACACGTGTCTCAAGCCACATCGTCCAGAATTTCGGCATGCGGAACACGTTCCAGGACGATCACTTGCATGTGAAACTGCAGGGTTCGGCCGGCCAGTCGCTGGGGGCTTTTGCCGCTCCAGGTCTCAAGCTGGAGGTCTCGGGTGATGCCAACGACTATGTCGGCAAGGGGCTTTCGGGCGGCATGATTGTTGTGCGACCCCCGCAGGTGAGCCCGCTCAAGGCGGAATATAACACCATCATTGGCAACACCGTCCTATACGGTGCCACCGATGGCCACCTATTTGCAGCAGGCCGCGCAGGTGAGCGGTTCGCGGTGCGAAATTCAGGTGCCAGAGTGGTTATCGAAGGCTGCGGCTCGAACGGATGTGAATACATGACCGGCGGCGTTGCGGTTATTCTCGGCGATATCGGTGCCAACTTTGGTGCGGGGATGACGGGTGGTATGGCTTATCTGTACGACCCCGAAGGCAAGGCCGAAGCGCTGATGAACATGGAGACGCTTGTCACCTGTCCGGTGACAGTGGACCATTGGGAAGATCAGCTGAAAGCAATGATCGAGCGCCATGTCGCGGAAACCAATAGCCGCAAAGCCATTGATATCTTACAGCATTGGGATGTGGAAAAGACCAACTTCCTGCAGGTTTGCCCGAAAGAGATGTTGAACAAGCTCAGTCATCCTCTGACCACCGAGGTGGCGGCGGTTCCTGCAGAATAG
- a CDS encoding glutathione S-transferase family protein — protein sequence MARLFHVPLSPYCRKVRLSLAEKKIEVELVEERYWEQDPDFLRRNPAGKVPVLRLDGQIMAESAAICEYIEETRPEPPLMPKKAEARYEVRRLVGWFDDKFHHEVTSKLLYERVNKKVTGQGYPDSKNVKEGARAIKYHLDYMAWLLDHRRWLAGDQMTLADFAAAAHLSALDYISDVDWNRSSAVKDWYAKIKSRPAFRSILADQVPGFRPPPHYADLDF from the coding sequence ATGGCGCGTCTGTTTCACGTTCCCCTCTCGCCCTATTGCCGCAAGGTTCGCCTGTCTCTGGCCGAAAAGAAGATCGAGGTTGAGCTGGTCGAAGAACGATACTGGGAACAGGACCCGGATTTTTTGCGCCGCAACCCGGCGGGTAAGGTTCCTGTGCTGCGACTGGATGGTCAGATCATGGCCGAAAGCGCCGCGATCTGCGAATATATCGAAGAGACCCGACCCGAGCCACCCTTGATGCCTAAAAAAGCCGAAGCACGTTATGAGGTGCGGCGTTTGGTAGGCTGGTTTGATGACAAGTTTCACCACGAGGTGACCTCAAAGCTACTGTATGAGCGGGTGAACAAGAAAGTAACGGGGCAAGGCTATCCGGACAGCAAGAACGTCAAGGAAGGCGCGCGCGCGATCAAGTATCATCTGGATTATATGGCCTGGCTGCTGGATCACCGTCGCTGGCTGGCCGGAGATCAGATGACATTGGCCGATTTCGCCGCGGCGGCGCATCTGTCGGCGCTGGATTACATTTCGGACGTAGATTGGAACCGAAGCTCTGCGGTGAAGGACTGGTACGCCAAGATCAAATCCCGCCCGGCGTTCCGCTCGATTCTGGCGGATCAGGTTCCGGGATTCCGGCCACCGCCACATTACGCGGATCTGGATTTCTGA
- the mtgA gene encoding monofunctional biosynthetic peptidoglycan transglycosylase gives MAKKAVRKPRGKKKKASRSNKTTGPIARIRRWALRVVLAMVVAFVSLVLIYSVVNPPVTHTIWSEWRRLGKVDREWVPIEEIAPIMARSVVAAEDANFCLHWGFDVEAIRDALEDGGSRGASTITQQVVKNVFLWQGRSWVRKALETSMTPVVEIVWSKQRILEVYLNVAETGQGIFGVEAAAQKYYGVSAAKMSPTQAARVAAILPSPRNRSVTDPSVRTRRRAASILDGAATIRADGRAACFED, from the coding sequence ATGGCAAAAAAAGCAGTCCGCAAACCGCGCGGTAAGAAAAAGAAGGCGTCCAGATCAAACAAAACAACAGGCCCCATCGCTCGGATACGGCGCTGGGCCCTTCGTGTTGTTCTGGCGATGGTCGTGGCTTTTGTGTCTTTGGTTCTGATCTATTCAGTCGTGAACCCGCCGGTCACGCATACGATCTGGTCCGAGTGGCGTCGGCTTGGGAAGGTTGATCGCGAGTGGGTGCCGATCGAAGAGATTGCCCCGATCATGGCGCGGTCGGTCGTAGCAGCCGAGGATGCCAACTTCTGCCTGCATTGGGGCTTTGATGTCGAAGCGATCCGCGATGCGCTGGAAGATGGCGGCAGCCGGGGTGCATCGACCATCACGCAGCAGGTGGTCAAGAATGTATTTCTCTGGCAGGGGCGCAGCTGGGTCCGCAAGGCGCTTGAAACCTCGATGACACCGGTTGTTGAAATCGTCTGGAGCAAGCAGCGCATTCTCGAAGTGTATCTGAACGTCGCGGAAACCGGACAAGGGATCTTTGGCGTCGAGGCCGCGGCGCAGAAGTATTATGGGGTGAGTGCGGCAAAAATGTCTCCGACACAAGCGGCGCGTGTGGCGGCGATTCTGCCATCCCCGCGCAACCGGTCGGTGACGGATCCATCGGTGCGGACCCGCAGGCGTGCCGCGTCAATTCTGGATGGAGCGGCCACCATCCGCGCAGATGGACGCGCCGCGTGTTTCGAGGATTGA